TATAGAGGTGTTCTCGCCAGTGAGGGAGGATTACCTGCCGAAGGGTGCCTGATTGAGGGAAACAGCTAGGTCCCTACCTGGACTCCTCCATTTGGAAGCGCGACATATGGCGAAGGAAATTATGGATAAGCTTGCTGAAATCACACGCAAAAGGAAGAAGGCTCACCAGAAGCTTGTTTCATTGAAGTCGCAGGTTTACGACGCTTTTCTTCAGATGGAACAAGTCGCCTTTGCGGACGGTGCTCTTTCCAAGAAGGCAAAGGAGTTGATTGCAATAGGCATTTCGGTGCAAATGGACTGCGAGTCATGTATGCAGTGGCATATTGACCAAGCAGCAGCATGCGGCGCTACGTACCGTGAGATTCTTGAAGCCATCGAAGTCGGCATTGAGATGGGTGCAGGTCGAGTAACGGTTTCGGCCCGATTCGCTCTTGATGCCATGGAGCAGGCCTTTCCAAATGAGGAGGCTTGATTCAATGAACCGGGTGCCCGAAAAGAGAGTGACGTAAGGGTGAGGGCTCCACTTTTCACAGAAGTGGAATGTGGAGCCTTGACCCCGCTTCTTGTCGCACACAAGATGAAGGCGCTGAAGATAGAGGGAGACTAGACAGAGCATGACTTCGAAGGATGGGACTTTGATATGCTCATTCTACAGAATGTAACTGCTCTAGGCGATCCTGCATGGTCTTCT
The DNA window shown above is from Geomonas sp. RF6 and carries:
- a CDS encoding carboxymuconolactone decarboxylase family protein, yielding MAKEIMDKLAEITRKRKKAHQKLVSLKSQVYDAFLQMEQVAFADGALSKKAKELIAIGISVQMDCESCMQWHIDQAAACGATYREILEAIEVGIEMGAGRVTVSARFALDAMEQAFPNEEA